The stretch of DNA ATCATTCACTTCTTTTTTCAATTATTAGTTTTTACTTgccaacattttaattttatttaaatttagctatataatgtttgacatgtcatttaacagttgaattaaaaatttcaataacgaaaggacttaattgatataatatcagTAGTTTACATTTTTTgacttaaattgaattaaattagattttgtttaattttagcttcaattaatttgaaaagttttaatttaatttttaaatttatccacttatgtttggttttgaaaaataataatatttttatttgaagtaAAATTAGAATTTGTTTTTTAGACAAATAGAAAAATCAGCTTTAAATAAGAATCATTTTGGAGTAAAGGGTTAATGTAAAAATTGAAAGCTCAAAtagattatttgttttaaaagcCCAGTCCAAGGCCCATATtttgttgaatttggagctagggTTCTGAACCCGAATTTAATGTGGCCATCCAGCTTTATAATGGACAAAGAGAGATAAACAACATCAAAATTGACTAATCAACTCCAAATGATGGCATCATAGAGGAACTCAGCTATGTAAATGTTGGACGAAAGCCCACAAAAGTTACTACTTGTTGTTTAGATTACTAGaataacaatttatttatttatgttacattAATATAGTTTAACTGTGTTTTATTCATAAAAACAATATTGAGTCAacaaaaattttgcattttagaGGTTAAcgataaatttttaatagttgAACGTTAAAGTTAACTGTCCctaatttttttcagttaaagtcaTCATGTGTCATAACACAGTGTGACATGTggtgaaaattgataaaaaaataatagaagttatagaaaaattataaaatgcttcttttagtacgataatttttataattttcttttatgaattttatatattttttacattttttatacttttcttacgaatttataaaattttatatttttcctatatttctataatttttatgatttttataattttttttttaaatttaattatttttataaattttattaatttttactttttatccttttttgccacatgtcacaTTGTAGTTATGACACATGGtggctttaactaaaaaaaagttaGGGGCAGTTCAAGtaccaattgagtgaaaaaaaaatgaaggccTTAAtagctttttttgaaaaagttttaggatcttttttatgcattttgaaaattttaagtacccacttgagtgtaaaaaaaaaaaagtaggagTTTAATCAAGGGGCCAAGccaattttcattttggtcttttaaatttttaaaattttaaattagtaaaagtaaaattacactttggccccctaaaaatgataaaaaatttgatttaatcttttaaaaattataaaaatataggcttttcaaatggtgaaattgtatttttattatgtaaaagttaaaatttaattccGGCCCCCTAAAAAATTATTTGCCTTCTCCCCTgggtttaattgctttttttttgaaaaagtttgaggatcTTTTTGATACATTGTGAATAATCATGTACCCAagtgagtgcaaaaaaaaagtagagccttaattgctttttttttttaagtttgaggaCTTTTTACACCATTaagtcttttttctttaatttttcatatcagttttaaaattcatatttgagATTTGTAATTCTTTCTCAATAATATTGTTTCTAAAATTtgaacaaataaattattttattataaggattgaatcaaattaattaaaatcagaattaaaatatattgtgaaaatttacatgaaaattattatttttaattacaattaaatttaaaaaaattaatttacacaagcataaaaattttaaaaatcttctaCCCTAATTAAACAATTGATTTTTCTTTGAAAGGGAAAAAGTTAAATGAACGATGCTTAAGCATTGACGTAGGGGTTAGGTAGAGCTGTTAGGGGCTTGGTGGCCCATTTAGCCCGGTCCAATATTGGCCCTGCTTAGATGAAAGGCTAGGTTGATGTgatccaaatataaataaaatggtttttaaatattttatttaattttagctataaaaaaatgtaagttaAGCTAGCCTCAACTCACCCCCAAACTTggcattcttttttttaaatttaagttttgatCGGGTCGAGGGTAaagataaatttcataaataaaactataaaattttaaggctaaaattaaataatttcatgttaAAATATCTTAAgtcaaatataatttaatcaacAATTAGAAGACTAAAAATAAATGATTGCTAAAAGAACAGGTGAAGTGATTAAATAATCTATTTCAATGTATGATTTTGAATTTAtcctatttttgaaaaatattataagaGTCTTTGCTCAAATGAGTGGGGTTGAGAAagattaattattttgtaaatccttttgatattacttattttaaataaaaaatttttaaaaatctctATTGAAATTGTAAAAAACTTTTTAATAATCATATCTCACATTTTTCTTCGCAGGTGACTATTCATAGTTAATTTTCACTTAAGTTTAAACTTAAAAGATAACATTATTAAAAGGGACAAATCTAAACCTCAAATATGAACTGTATAACATAAaagataccaaaaaaaaaattcaaggtgAATGGAAGTTCATACTTTTTTATAGTAAAACTTCCATTGATCATATAACATAGACAATTAGTTGGATGATCCAATTGGGAAAAGATTTTAAGTTGAGTTGGGAGAATAATTCCTTTTTATACCTTGAGCAAGGTAGGAGCAGCATATCTAATACCAGGAATCAATGTTTTACTATAAAATAGTTGTTCTTTTTCCCCCCCTCAAATTCTAAGCTCATTCTTACATTAATGTACTGAAGCACTACCCCTGCACTAACAGATTACATAAATTTGAAATGCTCCATTAACCATCAGCTTCTTTAAGAAACAGGTTGTTTCTTCATCATCATGCTGACTGAGCCTCCCCCCACATATATTAATTTGGATGGAAGTGTTTCCCTTGGTCAGCTAACATGTTGGCTGGTCGGAGAGGAGATTCCTCTCTCGCTACTGATATCATTGTCTTCCATTTCACTCCCATCCATAAAGAATGAATTATTGTTGACACTTGGCTCGGAGCTGGCAGTGCTGCTCGTGGCAAGAGGAGAATCACAAACACTTAAAGTCCTGCTCTTTGTGGATCCCGATCTCACACTATATATGGAGGAAGCTGGAACATTTGTCATAAGCGGACGCTGCTGACCTGAAATACTTCGCCTGATATCCTGCACGAGAAAAGATCAATATAAAAAACCTTACTATGAACAATAATCAAGTAAACAAAATGCATTGATGTAATGCAAGAGATCTACCATGTGTCTCATAGCCATATCCAGAGACTTTTTGGAGAGTGTTCTCCCGAATCCTGAGCTATCGAGAGAAGAAGATAATTTTGCGGTAGGGTTGTTTCGATGATTGTCATCTTGTTTTGGGGATACCAGTTTCCTCATATTTACCACTCTCTCAACCATCTTTGTCCCAATCACTACTGGACTTTCGTTGTCACTGCCATTGGCATCTGCTCTACGCACAGAACGAATGGAGCTCCCATTACCAAAACTGCCACTTGATGCCCTACTTCTAGCAGGCGAGCAGGACTGGCGTCTTGGTCTTCCACTAGAATTGGCCTCAACAGAAGATGATCTGGCACCGGGTGCTGCTGGCCTCCCCCGTGAGGCTGATACCGGTCTTTCTGGCAATGACGTCCTTAAATTTGGTGGTGTTTCAAGCGAAAATCCAGGCATCTCAGATGGTTTCCATGGCCTAGACTTCACGGTTGGAGATGTGCCCCGTGATTGTACTGTGCTTTTTGATGTAGTGGCAGCTGATGGTTTTGTTATGGAAGACGCAGCAGTACCTGATTTTGTAACAGAAGATGTAGCAGGAGCTGATTTCATAAGTGAAGAAGTAAGGGAAGCTGATTTTGGTATTGAAGATGCAGTGGGAGCTGATCTTGTTACTGAAGAGGATCGACCAGAAGGCGCAGATGCAATAGGCGTGCTAGATGAGGAAGCTGATCGACGTGTTGGCGTAGATGATCTTGATGTCGACTTGGAAGCAGGCAAAGAGGGTCTAGCAGTTGGCGTTAAAGAACGTGGAGCAGATCTAGTTGGAGTTGAGGATCTTGCTGTAGAAGCAGCAGGCTTTACGGAAGGCAAGTTGGCTCGTGATGTAGGAGTAGAAGACCTTGAAGGCTTGGTTGTCGTGGGAAGAGTGGGCCGACCAGTAGGTGTTGCAGGTCTACTAGCAGATTTTGAACCCCCGGAAGAGGATGGCCTTCTATTTAGAGTACTGGAAGAGATTACTCCGGCTGACGGAGCTTGTTGCTTTAAGGCAAGGGTGCTCTTCAAAGCAGGTTCCTCCGGGAGATTTGCCAGCTGAAACCCCAAGGCAAGATAAATTTGCAAGATATGACAAATAGGGAAGTAACAAAATCTCTAACAACCAAAGAGCAAATAAATCCAGTAAATTGTCATAACTTGACAACCATAACACATGCCAAAGAGATTTAGTGCTCCCAGTATGACATGATAGAAACTGAAACTCCTATTACAACTTAATTTTGGCAATCTGGACAGGCTCATCACAGCAGAAGGAAAAGGGTTGAAAGCATTAAGAACTCAAATCACATAAGAGTTCTTACCCTTGTTTTCAGTGAAACTGGACGAGCATTAGACATCCCAATCTGGCTCATTAGAGTCTTCTGTGATTCCATTTCCAAAGAGGGAAATAGTGGTGTACCAGGTGGAGTAAGAAGCCTGAAGACAGAAGATATCTCCCATTAGTACTGACTACAGAGCAAAAGAAACAAATCAACATTGAACCACAGAATTCATACGGTAACCATAAGGAAATGTAAACtgtcaaagcattaaaatataattatcaagTTTTGAAATGTCTGTTTCTTTTTCTGGGAAGAATATCTTAAACAAATTCTGTTGCCAAAAGGTAAAAGCAAATTTGAAAGAGGGAATAGATCATATGGATGCCAATAAAGTTATTAGCATTGCGGAAACAACAAATTTAAC from Gossypium hirsutum isolate 1008001.06 chromosome D04, Gossypium_hirsutum_v2.1, whole genome shotgun sequence encodes:
- the LOC107899527 gene encoding putative GPI-anchored protein pfl2, yielding MVMKERDEELALFLEMRRREKEKEKSNNLLSVHKSEQQLNVPFGSNVTVNGNGNVGGGGSPVSKIFSALPVRKTAADNFLNSENEKSDYDWLLTPPGTPLFPSLEMESQKTLMSQIGMSNARPVSLKTRLANLPEEPALKSTLALKQQAPSAGVISSSTLNRRPSSSGGSKSASRPATPTGRPTLPTTTKPSRSSTPTSRANLPSVKPAASTARSSTPTRSAPRSLTPTARPSLPASKSTSRSSTPTRRSASSSSTPIASAPSGRSSSVTRSAPTASSIPKSASLTSSLMKSAPATSSVTKSGTAASSITKPSAATTSKSTVQSRGTSPTVKSRPWKPSEMPGFSLETPPNLRTSLPERPVSASRGRPAAPGARSSSVEANSSGRPRRQSCSPARSRASSGSFGNGSSIRSVRRADANGSDNESPVVIGTKMVERVVNMRKLVSPKQDDNHRNNPTAKLSSSLDSSGFGRTLSKKSLDMAMRHMDIRRSISGQQRPLMTNVPASSIYSVRSGSTKSRTLSVCDSPLATSSTASSEPSVNNNSFFMDGSEMEDNDISSERGISSPTSQHVS